Proteins from one Chroococcidiopsis sp. CCMEE 29 genomic window:
- a CDS encoding hemolysin family protein, giving the protein MSSMTLEILIILLLIVANGVFAMSEIAIISARKVRLQQMANQGNAKARVALELADAPNRFLSTGQIGITLIGILAGAYGGATLSRSLATFLNRIPALAPYSQALSFGIVVVGITYLSLIIGELVPKRLALNSPEQIAANVAIPMRVLARIASPLVDLLSASTDLVLRVLGIGPVTEPLVTEEDLRVLIEQGTEAGTFEAAEQDMVERVFRLGDRPVSALMTPRPDIVWLDLEDSAEENRQKMIDSCHSRFPVCQGGLDNVLGMVHVIDLLGRCLSGQPLDLTVSLQQPVFVPESTRGLKILELFKQTGIHLALVVDEYGVIQGLVTLNDIMVEIVGDVPSADELEEPQVVQREDGSWLLDGMLPVDEFLELFEIKEMPGEHRGSYQTLGGFVITHLGRIPSAADYFEWQGMRFEVMDMDGNRVDKVLVVPMQTKLSEQPKED; this is encoded by the coding sequence ATATCCTCTATGACTCTCGAAATTCTGATCATTCTCCTGCTGATCGTTGCTAACGGCGTGTTTGCCATGTCAGAAATTGCGATCATCTCGGCACGAAAGGTACGGCTGCAACAAATGGCGAATCAGGGGAATGCCAAAGCCCGCGTCGCCCTAGAACTGGCAGATGCCCCAAATCGTTTCCTCTCCACGGGTCAGATTGGAATTACGCTGATTGGCATCTTGGCTGGTGCCTATGGTGGAGCGACCCTAAGCAGATCTTTGGCAACCTTCTTAAACCGCATCCCAGCGCTGGCACCGTATAGTCAAGCGCTCAGTTTTGGCATTGTGGTTGTAGGCATCACCTACCTATCATTAATCATTGGCGAATTGGTGCCAAAGCGTCTGGCGTTAAATAGCCCTGAACAAATTGCCGCTAATGTCGCTATTCCAATGCGGGTGCTGGCTAGGATTGCCTCCCCACTCGTTGATCTGTTGAGCGCTTCCACGGACTTGGTGTTACGGGTATTGGGCATTGGACCTGTCACCGAACCGCTGGTGACAGAGGAAGATCTGCGGGTCTTGATCGAGCAAGGCACGGAGGCGGGAACGTTTGAGGCAGCAGAACAAGATATGGTGGAGCGCGTGTTTCGCCTAGGAGACCGACCAGTCAGCGCCTTGATGACACCACGCCCAGATATTGTCTGGCTTGACTTAGAGGACTCAGCCGAAGAAAACCGCCAAAAAATGATAGATAGCTGCCATTCTAGGTTTCCGGTCTGCCAAGGTGGTCTTGATAACGTTCTGGGAATGGTACATGTCATTGACTTATTAGGGCGCTGTTTGTCTGGTCAACCGCTTGACCTAACAGTATCTTTGCAACAGCCCGTATTTGTCCCAGAAAGCACCCGTGGATTAAAAATTCTTGAATTGTTCAAGCAGACTGGGATTCACTTAGCGTTAGTTGTAGATGAATACGGCGTGATTCAGGGATTGGTTACCCTCAACGACATTATGGTAGAAATTGTTGGGGATGTTCCTTCTGCTGATGAGCTGGAAGAACCGCAAGTAGTACAACGGGAGGATGGTTCTTGGTTATTGGATGGTATGTTGCCAGTGGATGAGTTTTTGGAACTTTTCGAGATTAAGGAGATGCCAGGAGAGCATCGAGGTAGCTATCAAACTTTAGGCGGATTTGTGATTACTCATCTAGGGCGTATCCCCAGTGCGGCAGATTATTTTGAATGGCAGGGTATGCGGTTTGAAGTGATGGATATGGATGGCAATCGGGTTGATAAGGTGTTAGTAGTACCGATGCAGACTAAGCTATCTGAACAACCGAAAGAAGACTAA
- the mfd gene encoding transcription-repair coupling factor → MAFSSIVRALGRSPLTAELLSKLQRQQVCRLSGIPRLPKGLVASALAQAEQRPLLVVCATLEEAGRWAAQLEAMGWQTVHFYPTSEASPYEPFDPETEMTWGQMQVLADLIQVNTAAGEAGGEPPPRPSSLAIVATERSLQPHLPPVEAFKPYCLTLHRGMELDLDTFSERLAQLGYERVPLVEMEGQWSRRGDIVDVFPVSSELPVRLEWFGDELEQLREFDPTTQRSATTSANQTRSASGGTTLDKIDRLVLTPTNFGPIVRASVTDRQALMVKAFLSPEEQEQFDAGQPPEGSRRFLGLAFEQPASLLNYLPENTLIAIDELEQCQAHSDRWLEHAEEQWQLLEQGEQGEQGESFTSLPKIHQSFEDSLATATEFKKLYLSELVTESDPSPLALRPSPLNLASRPVPATPHQFGKLAETLRQERDRGLSIWLISAQPSRSVSLLQEHDCPAQFIPNPRDYQAIDRLQIQHTPVAVKYSGLAELEGFILPTFRLVVVTDREFFGQHSLATPSYIRKRRRAASKQVDPNKLRQGDYVVHRNHGIGKFIKLESLTVNRETREYLVVQYADGLLRVAADQVGSLSRFRSTSDGAPELHKMSGRAWANTKNKARKAIKKLAVDLLKLYAQRSQHKGFAYPLDSPWQEELEDSFPYQPTTDQLKAVQDVKRDLESDRPMDRLVCGDVGFGKTEVAIRAIFKAVTAGKQVAMLAPTTILTQQHYHTLKERFAPYPIQVGLLNRFRTAEERRDIQRRLATGELDVVVGTHQLLGKGVTFRDLGLLVVDEEQRFGVNQKEKIKALRTQVDVLTLSATPIPRTLYMSLSGIREMSLITTPPPSRRPIKTHLAPYGPEAVRSAIRQELDRGGQVFYVVPRVEGIEETAANLREMVPGGRIAIAHGQMDEGELESTMLTFSNGEADILVCTTIIESGLDIPRVNTILIEDSHRFGLSQLYQLRGRVGRAGIQAHAWLFYPKQRILSDAARQRLRAIQEFTQLGSGYQLAMRDLEIRGVGNLLGVEQSGQMEAIGFDLYMEMLEESLREIRGQEIPQVDDTQIDLHLTAFIPADYIPDLDQKMSAYRAVAAAKSKEELTQIAAEWSDRYGSIPAAAMQLLRVMELKQVAKSLGFSRIKPEGKQHVILETPMEEPAWNLLVANLAEHLRSRFVYSPGKVTVRGLGVLKAEQQLQSLIDSLRKMQGAIPEVAIV, encoded by the coding sequence ATGGCTTTTTCTTCTATTGTTCGTGCCTTAGGGCGATCGCCGCTCACAGCAGAACTGCTATCTAAACTGCAACGTCAGCAAGTATGCCGTCTCAGCGGCATCCCCCGCCTTCCCAAAGGGTTAGTGGCATCTGCCCTGGCACAAGCTGAGCAACGCCCTCTATTGGTAGTATGTGCCACGCTCGAGGAAGCTGGACGTTGGGCAGCTCAACTAGAGGCAATGGGTTGGCAGACAGTGCATTTTTACCCTACCTCTGAGGCATCGCCCTACGAACCATTTGACCCCGAAACTGAGATGACTTGGGGGCAGATGCAAGTTTTGGCGGATTTGATCCAAGTAAACACGGCAGCAGGGGAAGCAGGGGGAGAACCCCCCCCTCGCCCCTCGTCATTGGCAATTGTGGCAACAGAGCGATCACTACAACCGCATCTGCCACCCGTGGAAGCCTTCAAGCCTTACTGCCTGACCCTCCACAGAGGGATGGAATTAGACCTAGACACCTTTAGTGAGCGATTGGCCCAGCTGGGTTACGAGCGTGTGCCGCTGGTAGAAATGGAAGGTCAGTGGAGTCGGCGCGGCGATATTGTTGATGTGTTTCCAGTGTCGTCTGAATTACCGGTGCGACTGGAATGGTTTGGTGACGAGTTAGAGCAGCTCCGAGAGTTTGATCCAACCACCCAGCGAAGCGCAACCACCAGTGCTAATCAAACTCGCAGTGCTTCTGGTGGTACAACACTCGACAAGATCGATCGCTTGGTTCTTACCCCCACTAATTTTGGTCCAATCGTCAGGGCATCTGTGACTGATCGACAGGCACTCATGGTTAAAGCCTTCCTCTCACCAGAAGAACAAGAGCAGTTTGATGCGGGTCAACCTCCAGAGGGGAGTCGTCGCTTCCTGGGTTTAGCCTTTGAGCAACCAGCTTCGCTCCTGAACTATTTACCAGAGAATACACTGATTGCCATTGATGAACTGGAACAGTGCCAAGCTCATAGCGATCGCTGGCTGGAACACGCTGAAGAGCAGTGGCAGCTTTTGGAGCAGGGGGAGCAGGGGGAGCAGGGGGAGAGTTTCACCTCATTGCCTAAAATCCATCAGTCTTTTGAGGACTCGTTGGCGACTGCAACTGAGTTTAAGAAATTATACTTATCAGAACTAGTAACCGAATCAGACCCCTCGCCCCTCGCCCTACGCCCCTCGCCCCTAAATCTGGCTAGTCGTCCCGTACCAGCAACACCTCATCAGTTTGGCAAACTGGCGGAAACACTGCGGCAAGAGCGCGATCGCGGTCTATCTATTTGGCTGATCTCCGCCCAGCCTAGTCGGTCTGTCTCTTTATTGCAAGAACACGACTGCCCTGCCCAGTTCATCCCTAACCCCCGCGACTACCAAGCCATTGACAGACTGCAAATCCAGCACACTCCGGTAGCAGTTAAATATTCTGGGCTTGCCGAACTGGAAGGTTTTATCCTGCCTACGTTCCGACTGGTAGTTGTAACTGACCGCGAATTCTTTGGTCAGCACTCCCTGGCAACTCCCAGCTATATCCGCAAGCGCCGCCGCGCTGCCTCTAAACAAGTTGACCCCAACAAGCTGCGTCAAGGTGATTATGTGGTTCACAGAAACCACGGGATCGGCAAATTTATCAAGCTGGAAAGCCTGACAGTCAACAGAGAAACCCGCGAGTATTTGGTGGTGCAATATGCTGATGGCTTACTGCGAGTAGCAGCTGACCAGGTGGGATCTTTGTCTCGGTTTCGCAGTACCAGCGACGGTGCCCCAGAACTGCACAAAATGTCTGGTAGGGCTTGGGCTAATACTAAAAATAAAGCCCGCAAAGCGATCAAAAAATTGGCAGTTGATTTGCTAAAACTTTATGCCCAGCGATCGCAGCACAAAGGCTTCGCTTACCCACTAGATTCGCCCTGGCAGGAAGAACTTGAAGACTCTTTCCCATATCAGCCAACAACTGACCAGCTTAAAGCAGTGCAAGATGTAAAGCGGGATTTAGAGAGCGATCGCCCTATGGATCGTCTTGTCTGCGGTGATGTCGGTTTCGGCAAAACCGAAGTAGCCATTCGAGCCATATTTAAAGCTGTCACCGCTGGTAAACAAGTTGCCATGCTTGCCCCCACTACCATCCTCACCCAGCAGCACTACCATACGCTCAAAGAACGTTTTGCCCCCTACCCGATTCAGGTAGGGTTGCTGAATCGCTTCCGCACTGCTGAGGAACGGCGCGATATTCAACGGCGACTGGCAACAGGTGAACTAGATGTCGTTGTAGGTACACACCAGCTATTAGGTAAGGGGGTTACGTTCCGAGATTTGGGACTGCTGGTGGTAGATGAAGAACAGCGATTTGGCGTTAACCAAAAAGAGAAAATTAAAGCGCTTAGAACCCAAGTAGATGTCCTAACTCTTAGCGCGACTCCCATTCCTCGCACTCTGTATATGTCGCTATCGGGAATTCGAGAGATGAGTTTAATTACCACACCGCCCCCGTCACGCCGTCCGATTAAAACTCATCTAGCGCCTTATGGTCCTGAAGCTGTACGCAGTGCGATTCGCCAAGAATTAGATCGGGGAGGGCAGGTGTTTTACGTAGTACCGCGCGTGGAGGGAATTGAAGAAACTGCTGCCAACTTGCGGGAAATGGTGCCAGGCGGGAGAATTGCGATCGCTCACGGTCAGATGGATGAAGGCGAGTTAGAATCCACCATGCTCACTTTCAGCAATGGGGAAGCCGATATCCTTGTCTGCACAACCATTATTGAGTCTGGCTTGGATATTCCGCGAGTCAATACCATCTTGATTGAAGATTCCCACCGGTTTGGTCTATCTCAGCTGTACCAGTTGCGTGGACGAGTCGGTCGGGCTGGAATTCAGGCTCATGCATGGCTGTTTTACCCCAAGCAGCGGATATTATCGGATGCAGCACGGCAGCGTTTACGGGCAATTCAAGAATTCACCCAACTGGGGTCTGGCTATCAGCTGGCAATGCGAGATCTAGAAATTCGCGGTGTGGGCAACCTGCTGGGAGTAGAACAGTCCGGTCAGATGGAAGCAATTGGCTTCGACCTTTACATGGAAATGCTGGAAGAATCGCTGCGGGAAATTCGCGGTCAAGAAATTCCCCAAGTTGACGATACACAAATTGACCTGCATCTCACCGCCTTCATTCCTGCCGACTATATCCCGGATTTAGATCAAAAAATGAGTGCTTATCGGGCTGTTGCCGCTGCTAAATCTAAGGAGGAGTTAACTCAAATTGCTGCAGAGTGGAGCGATCGCTATGGTTCCATTCCCGCTGCTGCGATGCAGTTGTTGCGAGTGATGGAACTGAAACAGGTGGCGAAGTCCTTAGGATTTAGCCGGATTAAACCAGAGGGCAAACAGCACGTTATTCTAGAAACTCCAATGGAAGAACCAGCTTGGAATCTGTTGGTTGCAAATTTAGCAGAACACTTGCGATCGCGCTTTGTCTACTCCCCTGGTAAGGTAACAGTCCGAGGTTTAGGAGTGCTCAAAGCAGAGCAGCAGCTACAAAGTCTGATTGATTCTCTGAGAAAAATGCAAGGCGCAATTCCAGAAGTAGCGATTGTTTGA
- a CDS encoding FAD-dependent thymidylate synthase has translation MADFWEESLTEQEGCLLQPFITNLDRSVFGLRNLPEVVKGALFSRYSRSDKSLRRILLDEFIKAPEASFARIVSGVADNNADQLVAVQQAEAFYDRVLIGYGDDSVAELGGAHIACEGISNIAAKALEDSRLGISPLEKSTRYVPFNQKINGRYRYYRESSIMASSHGSRYEATLDHLFDTYTALIDPLLSWVQAHTPQDPTISERAYKNATRAKTLDLLRGLLPMATLTNVGLFGNGRAFEYLLVKLAASPHQEVRALGLAMQQELDQMIPSFVKRAKTERGAQYAGYLSTNCERTALLAQKLLGQMKPASTQHLLQVSKSAQPGDSSIQLIEYDPDAEVKVVAAILYPHTHLTFEQIKEYVTGLSTTERVEIISTYVGERGSRFHRPGRAFEETYYTFDLLADLGAYRDLHRHRVLSQERQHYSVRHGYVVPIQLEEANLAEPYRKALECAAETTELIAKDLPNAAQYVIPFAYRLRWRIKLNLREVYHLVELRSSRQGHPSYRIIAQEIYRQISAVHPALVANMYFVDLNDYALERLAAEQRIDTKLKQQNQK, from the coding sequence ATGGCTGATTTTTGGGAAGAATCGCTGACTGAACAGGAAGGCTGTTTGCTACAGCCTTTTATTACTAATTTGGATCGATCTGTCTTTGGTCTGCGAAATTTACCTGAAGTAGTGAAAGGTGCCTTATTCTCGCGCTATAGTCGCAGCGATAAAAGTTTGCGTCGTATACTTCTTGATGAGTTCATCAAAGCACCGGAAGCTAGCTTTGCGCGGATTGTCAGTGGAGTAGCTGACAATAATGCCGACCAATTAGTGGCGGTTCAACAAGCAGAAGCGTTTTACGATCGCGTCTTGATAGGTTATGGCGATGACTCAGTGGCAGAACTAGGAGGCGCACACATTGCCTGTGAAGGAATTAGTAATATTGCCGCAAAAGCTCTTGAGGATAGTCGGTTAGGAATTTCTCCTTTAGAGAAGTCAACCAGATATGTCCCGTTTAATCAAAAAATCAATGGACGCTACCGCTACTATCGGGAATCGTCAATTATGGCATCCAGTCATGGGTCGCGTTATGAGGCAACATTAGACCATTTATTCGATACTTACACTGCATTAATCGATCCTTTGTTAAGTTGGGTGCAGGCTCATACCCCTCAAGATCCGACAATCTCTGAACGAGCCTATAAGAACGCAACAAGAGCTAAAACTTTAGATTTGTTGCGCGGTTTACTACCAATGGCAACGCTGACTAATGTTGGCTTGTTTGGCAATGGACGCGCCTTTGAATATTTACTAGTAAAGCTTGCTGCCTCACCTCATCAAGAAGTTCGTGCGCTTGGATTAGCTATGCAACAAGAGCTCGATCAAATGATCCCCTCATTTGTCAAGCGGGCAAAAACTGAACGGGGTGCTCAATATGCGGGTTATTTATCAACAAATTGCGAACGCACAGCACTGCTTGCACAAAAACTTTTAGGGCAGATGAAGCCAGCATCAACACAGCACTTGCTTCAAGTTAGCAAATCCGCTCAACCTGGTGACTCCTCGATTCAATTAATTGAGTACGACCCAGATGCAGAAGTAAAGGTTGTTGCAGCCATTCTTTATCCTCACACCCATTTGACATTCGAGCAAATCAAAGAATACGTCACTGGTTTATCAACTACAGAGCGAGTAGAGATTATCAGCACCTATGTCGGTGAACGCGGATCGCGATTTCATCGCCCAGGACGCGCTTTCGAGGAAACATATTATACATTTGATTTGCTAGCCGATCTAGGTGCCTATCGCGATTTACATCGACATCGCGTTCTTAGCCAAGAACGCCAACACTACTCTGTTCGTCACGGTTATGTAGTTCCAATTCAACTAGAAGAAGCAAACCTTGCAGAACCCTACCGCAAAGCTTTAGAGTGTGCCGCCGAAACAACTGAGTTGATTGCTAAAGACTTGCCCAATGCAGCACAATACGTTATACCCTTCGCTTATCGGCTGCGCTGGCGAATTAAGTTGAATCTGCGAGAAGTTTATCATCTGGTTGAATTACGAAGTTCGCGACAAGGGCATCCTTCCTATCGCATAATTGCCCAAGAAATTTATCGGCAAATTAGTGCTGTTCACCCAGCATTGGTAGCTAACATGTATTTTGTAGACCTCAATGACTATGCTTTAGAGCGATTAGCGGCAGAGCAACGAATTGATACAAAATTGAAGCAACAAAATCAAAAATAA
- a CDS encoding thioredoxin family protein, which yields MALTASTMLPLGTKAPNFQLPDVVSGKTISLSTFAGKQALLVIFLCKHCPFVQHIKDELARLGKDYVDRNVGIVGISANDVSNYPDDAPDKLKAMAEELGLPFPVCYDESQEIAKAYTAACTPDFFLFDADQQLVYRGQLDDSRPSNGKPVTGADLRAALDAVLAVKPVNPEQKPSVGCNIKWKPGNEPSYYG from the coding sequence ATGGCTTTGACTGCTTCGACCATGTTACCTTTGGGTACCAAGGCACCAAATTTCCAACTGCCGGATGTTGTGTCTGGGAAGACGATTTCGCTATCCACCTTTGCTGGCAAGCAGGCACTGTTGGTGATATTCCTATGTAAGCATTGCCCGTTTGTGCAGCATATAAAAGATGAATTGGCACGGCTGGGTAAAGATTATGTCGATCGTAATGTTGGGATTGTTGGCATCAGTGCCAATGACGTGAGTAACTACCCGGATGATGCACCAGACAAGTTGAAGGCAATGGCTGAAGAACTGGGGTTGCCATTTCCTGTTTGCTATGACGAGAGCCAAGAGATAGCGAAGGCTTACACAGCTGCTTGCACACCGGACTTCTTTTTGTTCGATGCCGATCAGCAGCTAGTATATCGCGGACAGCTAGATGATAGCCGACCGAGCAACGGTAAGCCTGTTACTGGTGCGGATTTACGCGCGGCTCTTGATGCGGTGCTAGCGGTTAAACCTGTTAACCCAGAACAAAAGCCTAGTGTGGGATGCAACATTAAGTGGAAACCTGGTAACGAACCTAGCTATTACGGGTAA
- a CDS encoding pentapeptide repeat-containing protein: MKLKILAILALFAPLWLISPAKGYSQADLEQLKKTGSCPRCDLSEASLDRLNLVGANLRDANLNRASMFQVNLAGANLSGVNLEAANLTGANLSSASLIGVNLKSATLENADLTGAGLIAANLEATNLRGARMELVNSRGANFRLTTMPSGVVTSDRGY, from the coding sequence ATGAAACTAAAGATTCTTGCTATCCTCGCTCTGTTCGCTCCTCTATGGTTAATATCTCCAGCCAAAGGTTATAGTCAGGCAGATTTGGAACAGTTAAAAAAAACGGGTTCCTGTCCTCGATGTGACTTGAGTGAAGCTTCCCTAGACCGTTTGAACTTGGTTGGTGCCAACCTGCGAGATGCAAACCTAAATCGAGCTAGTATGTTTCAGGTTAATTTAGCGGGTGCTAACCTCAGCGGGGTGAATCTTGAGGCTGCTAACTTAACGGGTGCTAATCTAAGTAGTGCTTCTTTGATAGGTGTAAATCTAAAATCTGCAACACTGGAAAATGCTGACCTGACTGGTGCTGGTCTCATTGCTGCCAATTTAGAAGCTACCAACTTGCGGGGTGCCAGGATGGAGTTGGTAAATTCTAGGGGGGCTAATTTCAGGCTGACAACTATGCCAAGTGGTGTCGTCACATCGGATCGTGGCTATTAG
- a CDS encoding DUF732 domain-containing protein, producing the protein MKFLRLSATLSTAVISLLPGVPAAAQEPDYLCFITTPSGQVLDLSESLCGSKKSKSEVAANSDQAFVEDYTRSVMAYPDVRDSLLATIQQSPDLNIRQAKNICDQLKSGISLEAIKIKQSEEIVEQAGIVNATITNNLATKYYCPELSIKRGHSSGVGGEGNPHA; encoded by the coding sequence ATGAAATTCTTACGTTTGAGTGCTACATTGTCTACGGCTGTCATTTCTTTGCTGCCAGGTGTCCCCGCTGCGGCTCAAGAACCTGATTACCTTTGCTTCATCACTACCCCGTCCGGTCAGGTTTTAGACTTGTCAGAGTCCCTCTGCGGTTCCAAAAAATCTAAATCTGAGGTTGCTGCCAACAGCGACCAAGCATTTGTTGAAGACTACACGCGCAGTGTGATGGCATATCCAGATGTGCGCGATAGCTTGCTGGCAACTATCCAACAATCACCCGACCTAAACATCCGTCAGGCAAAAAATATCTGCGATCAACTGAAATCGGGTATTTCCCTTGAAGCAATAAAAATTAAGCAGTCTGAGGAGATTGTTGAGCAAGCAGGTATTGTTAATGCAACTATTACCAATAACTTGGCTACTAAGTATTATTGCCCGGAGTTAAGCATTAAGAGGGGTCACTCTTCGGGGGTCGGGGGTGAGGGAAATCCCCACGCATAA